TTTGCCTATGCCTTGATTTCTGAATTGTTTACTGACGATAAGTCCGGCGATTTCTCCAAACGGTTCGCCGGTCAGTCGAATCGCTATGAAACCATGAATGAAGCCAACGATTTTATGACCGATAGTGGCTACGTATGCATACTGGTCATTCTCGCTTATTATATGTTGAATGTGTTTTTGCACCATTGAAAGATTTGTTTTGTATCCAAGTTCTTGATTCAATTGGACAATGGATGAACTGTCACTAGTTTCGATTTTTCTGATTTTAACTATTAGCTTATTGAACATGAAATACGTTTTTTGATTTATTTTAAATATTTAAAGATAAAAAATAAAAATAATCAAATATTCTTTATATTGTGGATATAGTTAAAAGCAATATTATTTATATGATTTTTATAAGATGAAGAAATGGGTGATTTTTTTATTGATAGCCTTGCCTCGTTTAGTCTTTGCGCAGGAGAAAGAAATTCTAAATACATACACAAAGAAAGAATTGCAGGCTGATTTTGATTTGATGGTCAATGCAATAATAGAAGGGCATGGAGGTTTGTACTGGTACAATTCTTATGAAGCCTTTGATAGCATTTGCTCTGTTGAAAGGAATAAAATTATTGAGGGGATGGATTCTTATGATTTTTTTAGAATAGCTTCCAAAATTGTGACAAGCACAAAAGAAGGGCATTGCAGAATTTATTCATCCAGAGATATTGGCGAGTATTTTAGGAAAAAGGCCAAACTAATACCAGTTGTCGTGAAGGTGATTGATAGTGAGTTGTATTTATTAAATAACATTAAAGAACACTCGACAAAAGGGAAAATCTTGAGAAAGGTCGATGGGGTGGAAATTCAGGCCCATGTTGACAAAATTTTGGAATATTCTCGAAAAGCTTCTGATGGATTGATTAGAACGGGGAAAATCAGGTACAGTATTGATTATGCAAATTTTACGAATTACTATGCTGATTATGTTGGTCAAAGAGATATTTACCGTTTAGAGCTATTTGATCCGAATACCAAGGAGCTTGAAACTTTGGAAGTGAATGGAGTGAATGCTTTGGATTTTAGAGAGATACGAAAGCAAGTAGAAATACCTTATTTTGATTCACCCATTGAATTAATTCTTAACCATGAGCATCAAACAGCTCGCTTGGCGCTGAATTCATTTAGACATACTTATTATCATCGTGATGGAAATGAAGATCTTGCATTCAAGAGTTTCAAGATGAAAATTGACAGCGCGTTTGAAGCGATCAAACGAAATAAAATTGAAAATGTCATTATTGATCTTAGACATAATAGCGGAGGAACGGAAGGTTATGAAGATTATGTGTTTTCATATTTGACAGCGGAATCTTATGAAAAGTATCAATGTGTTCAAGCAAAAGCTTTGACATTTTCATTTTTGTCCTATACGCAATACAATACGTATGAAAAGCAAAAAGAATTTGAAGGCTATATGGAGAATGAGTTTCAGCTTCATAGTGATGGAAGGTACTTGAGAAAACCAGAGTTTATGCCCGTGGAGGATCCTAGAGAAGATTGTTTTAAAGGCAAAATCTATGTGTTGACTTCAGGCAGGACTTATTCGGGCGGTTCTGAGCTAGCGAGTTTGTTGAAGATTCATACTGATGCAATATTTGTAGGTGAGGAGACAGGTGGAGGATTTTATGGTCAAACTAGCGGGATGGGCTTGAACCTAAGGTTGCCAAATACCAATATTGGCATTGATATCCCTTTGATCAAGTTTGTGTTAACGGATTTTCATCATGATATTCCTTTTGGCCGTGGCGTGATTCCTGACTATCAAGTAGAAAACACTTATGAAGAGTTTATTGGTAAAGTCGATGTGGAAATGAACTTTGTGATGAATTTGATTTCAAAGCGTAAGCGATTGTAATTTAATAGAGATTGTTCCGATGAAATACTATATCATTTTATTTTTCCATGGAGGATGATCTGGAAAGTCAAGAAAACAATCAATGTAAATATTAATAAGTAGAAAGTTTAATTTTATCAAAATGATATCTAGGCAGACTGTATACATGCTTTTAATAGCATGTTTGTTTTTTCAGAATTGCAAACAGGCAACGAATCACTCAAAGAGTAAATCGATGAATGAAACAGAGTCTATCATTGCAAAACATGCGAATGAATTTTTGATTCCGCATAATATACACTCTGTGTCGATTGGCGTCTTTAACAAAGGCGAAGAATATTCTATGCATTTTGGAGAAATATCTCCGGATGGAAATGAGTCGCCTACTGATTCGACATTGTACGAGTTGGCATCGATCAGCAAGACATTTGTTGGAACTATGACAGCTCAAGCCGTTTTGGACAATAAGCTGTCTTTGGATGATGATATTAGAATCTATTTGGAAGGAAAGTATCCTAATCTTCAATATAACGGAGAAAAAATCACGATCAAGCATATTTTGACGCATACATCAGGCTTTCCTAATTTTCCCAAAAGCATGGAAAGCAAAGAAGTCTTCTGGGAGGAGATCAAAGAGATTGAAATCAACGAATCGCCGGGAACAAAATGCTCTTACTCGAACACTGCTCCTGAGTTGCTGGCTTATATTTTGGAACGAGTTTATGATACGCCATATCAGGCATTGGTAGTGAAAAATATCCTAGATCCAAATGGAATGAAAGACACTAAAGTAAAGCTATCTACTTTGGAGCAAAATAGATTGATTCAAGGCTATAATGGAGAAACAGAACCTCAGGCCCATTTGAATAATCGCCTTTGGGGAGGAATTGCGGGTTATCATTCGACTACGCAAGATATGATCAAGTATATCAAATTTCACCTCAATGAAGATAATCCAGTCGTAAAAGAGTCGCATAAAAACTTCTATTCAACAAGTGATGATTATGATATAGGCTATCATTGGAATATAATAGAAATCGAAGGGACAACATGCTATCTGCATCATGGAGGCATATGGGGAATGCAAAACTGGTTGATGGTTTTTCCTGAGGATAATATTGGGATTGTGGTATCTTCAAATGCAAGCTTTGAAGGAATCGACGACCGCTTATTCGACTTGGCTGAGGGAGTTTACAAGGAGTTGAGGTGAGAGAGGGATTAATTTTATTGAAAGCTTATTATCAATATTTTACTATTTTGTTATGGTTCTTTATTGAGATATTATTTATAGATATTTTTTGTAATTTAATAATGATCTGCTAATGAGAGTGTTTAAGAAGTAAAGGAAGCGGGTTTATTTAAGAAATATTCATTTATTCAAATACATTCTTTTACGTTTATGAGAGTTGCAACATTTAACATCGAAAATCTAGATAACAAACCTGATGAAAAAAATCCATCATTAGCTCAAAGAGCTCCTGTTTTAAAAAAAGAATTAGAAAGAATCAATGCTGATATTATTTGTATACAAGAAGTTCATGGGCAAGAAACAATAAATCATACTGTTGAAAATCCAGAAAGAAATTTGTCAGCATTGGATTATGTAATTAAAGGCACAAAATATGAAGATTATAAAAGAGCTTATACTACAACTGCCGAAGGTATGCCCAGAGATAAGAGAAATTTGGTGATTTTGTCTGCGTATGAGATTCTAGAATTTTATCAATATAGAAATTCATATATTTCTAAATTAAAATATTTACCTATAACAGCTGATGAGGGAGGAGATGAGGTGAAAAATGTGATGTGGGAGAGACCGATTTTACATGCAAAAGTAAAATTGCCGAATGATGAAATAATTCATGTTATTAACGTTCATTTTAAATCCAAACTATCATCTAATATATCAGGTCAAAAAGTAGGGTTTGGGTGGAAAAGTTCTGCGGGATGGGCTGAAGGATATTTTTTATCTTCGATCAAAAGAGTTGGACAAGCTTTGGAAACAAGGATACTTGTTGATAAAATATTTGATAATGATCCTGATGCAAATATTTTGATTTGTGGTGATTTTAATGCTGAGCCAGGTACAGTACCTGTTGAAGCTATCCAAGGAAGAACAGAAAATACTAATAATTCTGAATTGAATTCTAGAGTTTTAGTTTCTTGTAGTCGTTCCATAGCAGAATCAATAAGATTTAGTCATTTACATCATGGGCATGGGAATTTATTGGATCATATATTGGTTTCAAGATCTTTGTTTCAATATTTTAATAAAGCAGAAATTTTTAATGAAATGTTACATGACGAAAGCTTACCTTTTGCATATGATACAAAATACCCTGAAGCTGATCATGCTCCATTTATTGCTACTTTTAATATCCAGTTTTAGATGAGAGTAATTTTTGAATATTTATATTTAACTAAATAATATATTTATGTTTGTTTACGATTAAATATTTGATGCTTTGAATTAATTGGCACAAACCTGTTTCTTTGTTTTATTTTCTATATCTAAATTTATTTTCAAAATACTATATTTAAATATTTGTATTATTTCACAGCTTGTGTTGGGCATGCGGCAAGCTGTTTATACATTTTTGACGGTTTCTGGTTCTGATATTGAATTTATTTTTGTTTTTGAGATAAAAGCTTAATTTGATTCTTTAAAGTGTAGAGTTCTGTTGGCCGCTTTTGCATCAATGAACTATAAATTCCTTGATGATTGTAAAAATCAAAATACTCGAGCAAGCTTACGAATTATTCTTTAGAAATATGATATGGAAAATGATTTTCTAAGTTCCATCATAGGTTTTAGGTGATGGTTGACAAGGATAATTGTTGATGCCTATGGATATTTATATAAGGTTTTATAATAGCCATTGTAGATAGTTAAATCAAATTATCCTTGTTAACATCTTCTAATTAAAATTTATAACATATAGTTCCATACACATTTGTTGCTGTATGTTGATGAGGGACTATATTTATTCTATCGGTGCCAAATTTAAATATAGTATTTATACCTAAATTTATTTTTTTTGAAGCTTTAATGGATAAGCCGATAGAATAATTAGGTCTTAAAAGACCAATTGAGAATTGAGGTCTTATCAAATAGCTTTCAGGAAACTTATAAGTTAAATATAGTGGGTATTCATTATATGATTCTCTTTCATCTTCTATAATTAATCTGTTATGAATGAATCCAAAAGTAATATATAAGTTTTCATGAGTTTTTGGTAAATTAAAATCTGCTATTATACCGAAGCTACTATAAGCACCTGGTTTAACTTCTGGTATTTTATCACTAAAGTTTGTAGTTCCTCCAACTAAAGACAATTCGTATTTTCTTTGTTTTTTTGAATTTAAAATGACCTCATCATTATTATTGTTCTTTGATAAATTGTATTGATGAATAAGTTTCTTTAATTTTTTTTCTTCTGGTTTTTTAAGTGATTTTATTCTTGATTTAAACTGAGGTCTGTCTTTCATTAGTTCTAATAAAATATGCTGATGAATTTCAGTTTGATAATTAAATGATTTGCCATCAATACGTTTAACTCCTTCGCTGTATGTTAATTCAATAATTTTTTCATTTATTTTTTCTACAAAGAAAACTTTTTGAGCCTTTTCATTTAAGTAATAATATAAATTGATCTCACCTTCGACTAAATATTCAAGAAAAACCTTTTTACCAGAAGTGATCTTTTTTGATATGTATTTTTTGCTATCATTAAATTCAAAATATTTTATATGGTTGGGCGAATATGTAATTTTTTTATTATCTATAATTGCGGTGCATTTTATTGACATATTTGCATCTGATCTATAATCTATTTTAGTTTTTGTGGTGTCTCCAGAGTTATAAATTATAAATCCTTCTTTAAAATTTTGTTGACTAATAGCATTTATGCTAATTAATAAAAGAATTGATAGAAAAGTTAATGTTTTGATCATTATATTATATTTTTTTAAGCAAATATAGGAATGAATTTTTTGATAAAATGTGAAATATAATCTTATTTATGTATTATTTTGTTGATTTTATGCGAGACTTGTATTTGTAAATCCATTAATTGTATATTAATTGTTATTTTTATTACTATATATATATGGTGATAGTGTTGGTTAGTTCTAAAAAATTGTATTTCTGTGAAATAGAATTAAAAGTAATAGGCAGTTTGCATTTAAAGTGGCATTAGCTGTTGTCAAAAAATAAATAAAGCTATTTTTTTCCTAGAATTTGAAATGAGCAGATCGTTAATAAATCACCACATGTCCAGTGGAACAATTATCTATTTGTGGCTTGAAAATCAGCTATGTGCGAGAAAGTATCACGGTAAAGTTATAAATCACACATATTCTCTTGGTAAATTCTATATATTTCGCAATATTGTTAAGTTGTAAATTTATAAGTCATGAGTATGGTTATTTATTTAGGGTGCTTGCGTTCAATTGTGAAAAATATAACTATTTTAGTTTTTCTAATGCTAGTATGTTGTTCTTTGCTTTCTTGTCAATTAGAAAATGAAGAATATGTAGAAAGTGAAACAGTTTATCCTCTTTTTGATGAAATTCTTATTGAAAAGGGTAGTTCAAGTACTAGAAAAAGACAACTGATTAAGAGTATAATCTCTGATGAATATTATCCGATGACGTTAGATTATTGTGACCCGCTGATGGATAGCTTGTCTAAATCAGTTAGGGATTTTTTTTTTCAGTCAAAAACACAAGAGATTTCATTATTTTCAAATCCCTACAAGAAAATGTATGATTCTTTAAAAGTGCAAATAGATTCGATATTAGTATCTGAGGGTATTAATCATGAGAATTTTTTCAATGAAGATGAACTTAAGAGCAATTTTTTTGCAAAAAAAAGAATAAGAGAAAATTACTATAGAGCTTATAATCTCACGAATGCTATTGATGCCTATTATTCTTTCAAACTAGAAAATATTATTGAGATAGAAAAAGAACTGACTTTACATAGCCATAATTTTTCTTATTACCCTAATTTTGATTCAGTCAGAGTGGGAGATGAATTTGAACTGATTATTAAATATTATAATTATAATAATTTAGATAGACTTGCTGATTTTTCACATTTAAATACTGAAGTTATTGTCAATGATAATCTAGTTGACATTTCGACAGAAACTTTTGGTTCTTCATTGCTTATAAAATTTACTCCTCTCGATACTGGGAAACATTTTATTAAAGGAGATTTTCAATTGTCTTTTGAAATAATACCAGATTCTATTTTTGACCAAAGTTTTTCAACTTATATAAATGTTTATACAAAAAATAATTAATATGAAAAAGATAAATTGTACATTATTCATTTTAATGACTCTGATCTTTTTTTCATGTCAAGAAAAGCCTTTGGAAAAAAATCAAGTAAAAGTCTTAGAAAGCCATCATAAAGAAGATTATATTAATCAATGGAGAAAGGGAATTGAATTTGGTTTTTTAAATTCAATTTATAAAAGAAAATTACATGAATCGGAATT
The Aureibacter tunicatorum DNA segment above includes these coding regions:
- a CDS encoding GNAT family N-acetyltransferase, encoding MFNKLIVKIRKIETSDSSSIVQLNQELGYKTNLSMVQKHIQHIISENDQYAYVATIGHKIVGFIHGFIAIRLTGEPFGEIAGLIVSKQFRNQGIGKMLVEKLEMAINDIQSIRVRCNSKRILAHNFYYKMDYELKKEQKIFSKTINS
- a CDS encoding S41 family peptidase — encoded protein: MKKWVIFLLIALPRLVFAQEKEILNTYTKKELQADFDLMVNAIIEGHGGLYWYNSYEAFDSICSVERNKIIEGMDSYDFFRIASKIVTSTKEGHCRIYSSRDIGEYFRKKAKLIPVVVKVIDSELYLLNNIKEHSTKGKILRKVDGVEIQAHVDKILEYSRKASDGLIRTGKIRYSIDYANFTNYYADYVGQRDIYRLELFDPNTKELETLEVNGVNALDFREIRKQVEIPYFDSPIELILNHEHQTARLALNSFRHTYYHRDGNEDLAFKSFKMKIDSAFEAIKRNKIENVIIDLRHNSGGTEGYEDYVFSYLTAESYEKYQCVQAKALTFSFLSYTQYNTYEKQKEFEGYMENEFQLHSDGRYLRKPEFMPVEDPREDCFKGKIYVLTSGRTYSGGSELASLLKIHTDAIFVGEETGGGFYGQTSGMGLNLRLPNTNIGIDIPLIKFVLTDFHHDIPFGRGVIPDYQVENTYEEFIGKVDVEMNFVMNLISKRKRL
- a CDS encoding serine hydrolase domain-containing protein; the protein is MNETESIIAKHANEFLIPHNIHSVSIGVFNKGEEYSMHFGEISPDGNESPTDSTLYELASISKTFVGTMTAQAVLDNKLSLDDDIRIYLEGKYPNLQYNGEKITIKHILTHTSGFPNFPKSMESKEVFWEEIKEIEINESPGTKCSYSNTAPELLAYILERVYDTPYQALVVKNILDPNGMKDTKVKLSTLEQNRLIQGYNGETEPQAHLNNRLWGGIAGYHSTTQDMIKYIKFHLNEDNPVVKESHKNFYSTSDDYDIGYHWNIIEIEGTTCYLHHGGIWGMQNWLMVFPEDNIGIVVSSNASFEGIDDRLFDLAEGVYKELR
- a CDS encoding endonuclease/exonuclease/phosphatase family protein encodes the protein MRVATFNIENLDNKPDEKNPSLAQRAPVLKKELERINADIICIQEVHGQETINHTVENPERNLSALDYVIKGTKYEDYKRAYTTTAEGMPRDKRNLVILSAYEILEFYQYRNSYISKLKYLPITADEGGDEVKNVMWERPILHAKVKLPNDEIIHVINVHFKSKLSSNISGQKVGFGWKSSAGWAEGYFLSSIKRVGQALETRILVDKIFDNDPDANILICGDFNAEPGTVPVEAIQGRTENTNNSELNSRVLVSCSRSIAESIRFSHLHHGHGNLLDHILVSRSLFQYFNKAEIFNEMLHDESLPFAYDTKYPEADHAPFIATFNIQF